In one window of Undibacter mobilis DNA:
- a CDS encoding TetR/AcrR family transcriptional regulator, which yields MDKALDVFWRHGYEGASISELTHAMGISPPSLYAAFGNKEKLFHSALDRYAEVRKQIWAELMKEPTARAMMERLFDRVIEFYADEGNPNCCMLVKLSTAESDKVLAEQLCAKRAEAETMLIDRFSQAKTEGELPGDIEPADLAGYFMTVLDGLSVRAAAGAGREELHKVANLAMRGWPSP from the coding sequence TTGGACAAAGCCTTGGACGTGTTCTGGCGCCATGGCTACGAGGGCGCTTCGATCTCCGAATTGACCCATGCCATGGGTATCAGCCCACCGAGTCTTTATGCCGCTTTCGGCAACAAGGAGAAGCTGTTCCACTCCGCGCTCGACCGGTATGCCGAAGTTCGCAAGCAGATCTGGGCCGAGTTGATGAAGGAGCCTACCGCGCGGGCGATGATGGAGCGCTTGTTTGATCGCGTCATCGAGTTCTACGCCGATGAAGGTAATCCGAACTGCTGCATGCTGGTGAAGCTGTCCACCGCCGAATCCGATAAAGTGTTGGCCGAGCAGCTCTGCGCCAAGCGTGCCGAGGCCGAAACGATGCTGATCGATCGTTTCAGCCAGGCCAAGACCGAGGGCGAGTTGCCGGGCGACATCGAGCCGGCGGATCTCGCCGGGTATTTCATGACGGTGCTGGATGGTCTGTCAGTGCGCGCTGCCGCCGGCGCCGGCCGCGAGGAATTGCACAAGGTGGCGAACCTGGCGATGCGCGGCTGGCCGTCTCCCTAG
- a CDS encoding ring-cleaving dioxygenase — protein sequence MSGIHHVTAIAGNAQRNFDFYTRDLGLRFVKRTVNFDDPGTYHFYYGDEAGQPGTILTFFPWEHAAPGRSGVGQTHQTAFRVPASSLGWWTHRLTEKGVAYQPLEKRFGEPVLAFSDPDGMSLALVGVTGAENEKAWAAGGIPAEHAIRGFHGVTLLLEKATRTGAILTDVLGYAEVAREGAIIRYQASATPGAYVDIYEAGGFLPGRMGRGSVHHIAFRAADDAEQNEMARKLIEKHGMHPTEQKDRNYFRSIYFREPGGVLFEIATDVPGFAVDEPVETLGKDLKLPAFLEGHRAEIEKVLPVLEEENAS from the coding sequence ATGTCCGGCATCCACCACGTGACCGCGATCGCTGGCAACGCCCAGCGCAATTTCGACTTCTATACCCGCGACCTCGGCCTGCGCTTCGTCAAGCGCACGGTCAATTTCGACGATCCGGGCACCTATCACTTCTATTACGGCGACGAGGCCGGCCAGCCCGGCACCATCCTCACCTTCTTCCCGTGGGAGCATGCCGCCCCCGGCCGCAGCGGCGTCGGCCAGACGCACCAGACCGCGTTCCGCGTGCCGGCGTCGTCGCTCGGCTGGTGGACGCATCGCCTCACCGAAAAGGGCGTCGCCTATCAGCCGCTGGAAAAGCGCTTCGGCGAACCGGTGCTCGCCTTCAGCGATCCGGACGGGATGAGTCTGGCGCTCGTCGGCGTCACCGGTGCGGAGAATGAGAAGGCCTGGGCCGCCGGCGGCATTCCGGCGGAGCATGCCATCCGTGGCTTCCACGGCGTCACCTTGCTGCTGGAGAAGGCTACCAGGACCGGCGCGATCCTCACCGACGTGCTCGGCTACGCGGAAGTCGCGCGTGAAGGCGCGATCATCCGCTATCAGGCGAGCGCAACGCCAGGTGCTTATGTCGATATCTACGAAGCCGGCGGCTTCCTGCCGGGCCGCATGGGCCGCGGCTCGGTGCATCACATCGCCTTCCGCGCGGCTGACGACGCCGAGCAGAACGAAATGGCGAGGAAGCTGATCGAGAAGCACGGCATGCATCCGACCGAGCAGAAGGATCGCAATTACTTCCGCTCGATCTACTTCCGCGAACCCGGCGGCGTGCTGTTCGAGATCGCGACCGACGTTCCCGGTTTCGCCGTCGATGAGCCGGTCGAGACGCTCGGCAAGGATCTGAAGCTGCCGGCCTTCCTCGAAGGCCACCGCGCCGAGATCGAGAAGGTGCTGCCGGTGCTCGAAGAGGAGAATGCGTCGTGA
- a CDS encoding RidA family protein, translated as MTIKRFGTGSKGAGGQPLPFARAVQANGWLYVSGQVAMENGEIVRGGIVAETRKTIENVIAILKEAGYGLEDVVRVGVWLDDPRDFWSFNGVYAEYFKDHPPARACVQSSMMVDCKVEIDCVAFRADKM; from the coding sequence ATGACCATCAAGCGCTTCGGGACCGGCAGCAAAGGGGCGGGCGGTCAGCCGCTGCCTTTCGCCCGTGCCGTGCAGGCCAATGGCTGGCTCTATGTATCGGGTCAGGTCGCGATGGAAAACGGCGAGATCGTGCGGGGCGGCATTGTCGCCGAGACCCGCAAAACGATTGAGAACGTGATCGCGATCCTGAAAGAGGCCGGCTACGGACTTGAGGACGTCGTGCGCGTCGGCGTCTGGCTGGACGACCCGCGCGACTTCTGGAGCTTCAACGGCGTCTACGCCGAGTATTTCAAGGATCACCCGCCGGCGCGCGCCTGTGTGCAGTCGAGCATGATGGTCGATTGCAAGGTTGAAATCGATTGCGTGGCCTTCCGGGCCGACAAGATGTGA
- a CDS encoding amidohydrolase/deacetylase family metallohydrolase yields the protein MSYDLILKGGRVLDPAQGLDGVADVAFAGGKVAAIEPRIAAANGADVRDVSGRIVTPGFIDLHTHVYWGGTSLGVDATDFARRSGVTTLIDAGSAGPGNFKGFLKHVIEPSEPRILAYIHVSFAGIYAFSKRIMVGESSDMRLMSPADAVEVANANRDTIVGIKVRVGRNASGTSGIAPLDIALQVAEEVSMPLMVHIDEPPPNYEDVLARLRPGDTLTHCFRPFPNSPITGQGAIKTAVLEARKRGVLFDVGHGMGSFSFKVARAMLDAGFMPDTISSDVHSLNLEGPVFDQATTLSKFLCLGTSLTDVIRATTANAAAAIRRPELGTLRPGSAGDATIFTVGDGSFPYTDSTGERMNGNKRILIEGMALGGHWWHPAGNL from the coding sequence ATGAGCTACGATCTCATTCTCAAGGGCGGTCGCGTCCTCGATCCGGCCCAGGGGCTGGATGGCGTCGCCGACGTGGCTTTCGCCGGCGGCAAGGTCGCAGCGATCGAACCCAGAATCGCCGCGGCCAATGGCGCCGATGTCCGCGATGTCAGCGGACGGATCGTGACGCCCGGCTTCATCGATCTCCACACGCATGTCTACTGGGGCGGCACGTCATTGGGGGTCGATGCGACCGACTTCGCCCGGCGCAGCGGCGTGACGACGCTGATCGACGCCGGCAGCGCCGGCCCCGGCAATTTCAAGGGGTTCCTCAAACACGTCATCGAGCCGAGCGAGCCGCGCATCCTCGCTTATATCCACGTGTCCTTCGCCGGCATCTATGCCTTCTCCAAACGCATCATGGTCGGCGAGAGCAGCGACATGCGTCTGATGAGCCCGGCCGACGCGGTCGAGGTCGCTAACGCGAACCGGGACACCATCGTCGGCATCAAGGTCCGCGTTGGCCGCAACGCCAGCGGCACCTCCGGCATTGCGCCGCTCGATATCGCGCTGCAGGTCGCCGAAGAAGTGTCGATGCCGCTGATGGTGCATATCGACGAGCCGCCGCCGAACTACGAAGACGTTCTGGCGCGGTTGCGTCCCGGCGACACGCTGACGCACTGCTTCCGCCCCTTCCCCAATTCGCCGATCACCGGCCAAGGCGCGATCAAGACCGCCGTGCTCGAAGCGCGCAAGCGCGGCGTGCTGTTCGACGTCGGCCACGGCATGGGCTCGTTCTCGTTCAAGGTTGCCCGCGCCATGCTCGACGCCGGATTCATGCCGGACACGATCTCGTCCGACGTTCACAGCCTCAACCTCGAAGGCCCGGTGTTCGACCAGGCCACCACCTTGTCGAAGTTCCTGTGCCTCGGCACATCGCTGACCGACGTCATTCGCGCCACCACCGCGAACGCCGCCGCCGCCATCCGCCGGCCCGAACTCGGCACCTTGCGGCCGGGCTCGGCCGGCGACGCCACCATCTTCACCGTTGGCGACGGCAGCTTCCCTTACACCGATTCAACCGGCGAACGGATGAACGGCAACAAGCGAATCCTGATCGAAGGCATGGCGCTCGGCGGCCACTGGTGGCACCCCGCCGGCAATCTGTAG
- a CDS encoding pyruvate, phosphate dikinase: MHIARIGGGSVEQPAADMIGSKAANLARMAALGLPVPPAFVLPIDLCAAIVAGESEARAAVGESLRDGIAFLEQATGRKFGDKRNPLLVSVRSGAAHSMPGMLDTVLNVGCAPAVVDGLIRMSGHAHFAWDCRRRFIESFAQVVLRLDPAPFARKLDELVAAERAGGEHGLDSEALERLAAEYRQIVESEDDVLPDDPMQQLEAAAHAVYRSWMSPRAVTYRRLQGLDDLKGTAVTVQAMVYGNRNFRSGSGVAFSRDPSTGAAEPVIDVLFAAQGEDVVSGQRTPDNEAALGRRLTDVARQLREVLGLLERDFADVQDVEFTIEDGKLWILQTRAAKRTPRAALRIAIDLVHEGLIDREEALRRLEGVPFERLARQHLNDVGVPAACGISASPGIAVGRAAFNAERAVALAESGTPVILLRPDTSTADVAGFSAAAGIVTAVGGRTAHAALVARQMGKPCVVGCAALTVDTNGQAARLGETLIKEGDWLSIEGETGAIYLGCGTVITEHAEAELAEIESWRSKVA, from the coding sequence ATGCACATTGCCCGTATCGGCGGCGGCTCGGTCGAACAGCCCGCCGCAGACATGATCGGCAGCAAGGCCGCCAATCTCGCGCGCATGGCAGCGCTCGGCCTGCCCGTTCCGCCCGCTTTCGTGCTGCCGATCGACTTGTGCGCGGCCATTGTGGCCGGCGAATCCGAAGCGCGGGCCGCGGTCGGCGAATCCTTGCGCGACGGCATCGCCTTTCTGGAGCAGGCGACGGGACGGAAATTCGGCGACAAGCGCAATCCTTTGCTCGTCTCGGTGCGTTCCGGCGCGGCACACTCGATGCCCGGCATGCTCGACACCGTTCTGAATGTCGGCTGCGCGCCGGCCGTCGTCGATGGGCTGATCCGCATGAGCGGTCATGCGCACTTTGCCTGGGATTGCCGGCGTCGTTTCATCGAAAGCTTCGCCCAAGTCGTGCTCCGGCTTGATCCCGCGCCTTTCGCCAGAAAGCTCGATGAACTCGTTGCCGCCGAGCGTGCCGGCGGTGAGCATGGTCTCGACAGCGAGGCGCTTGAGCGTCTTGCGGCGGAGTACAGGCAGATCGTCGAAAGCGAAGACGACGTGCTGCCCGACGATCCAATGCAACAACTCGAAGCCGCAGCCCACGCCGTCTATCGCTCCTGGATGAGTCCGCGTGCGGTGACCTATCGCAGACTTCAGGGCCTCGACGATCTCAAGGGCACCGCCGTAACCGTACAGGCGATGGTCTACGGCAACCGTAATTTCCGGTCGGGCTCGGGTGTCGCCTTTTCGCGCGACCCTTCGACCGGCGCCGCCGAGCCGGTGATTGACGTACTGTTTGCCGCGCAAGGTGAAGACGTCGTTTCCGGTCAGCGTACACCCGATAATGAAGCGGCACTGGGACGGCGTTTGACCGATGTGGCGCGGCAATTGCGCGAGGTACTCGGCCTGCTCGAGCGCGATTTCGCCGATGTGCAGGACGTCGAATTCACCATCGAGGACGGCAAGCTGTGGATCTTGCAGACGCGGGCCGCCAAACGTACGCCCCGCGCCGCGTTACGAATTGCCATCGATCTCGTTCATGAAGGCCTGATCGACAGGGAAGAAGCCTTGCGACGCCTCGAAGGCGTGCCGTTCGAACGCCTGGCGCGCCAGCACCTCAACGACGTCGGCGTACCGGCTGCGTGCGGCATTTCGGCTTCGCCCGGCATCGCCGTCGGTCGCGCGGCGTTCAATGCCGAGCGAGCCGTCGCCCTCGCCGAATCCGGAACACCCGTCATCCTGCTGCGGCCCGACACCAGCACGGCCGATGTCGCCGGCTTTTCCGCCGCCGCCGGTATCGTCACGGCTGTCGGCGGCCGCACGGCGCATGCAGCGCTGGTCGCCAGGCAGATGGGCAAGCCGTGCGTCGTCGGCTGCGCGGCGCTGACCGTCGACACCAACGGACAAGCCGCCAGACTTGGCGAAACGTTGATTAAGGAAGGCGACTGGCTATCGATCGAAGGCGAGACCGGTGCGATCTACCTTGGCTGCGGCACGGTGATCACCGAACACGCCGAAGCCGAACTTGCCGAAATCGAAAGCTGGCGCAGCAAGGTCGCCTGA
- a CDS encoding D-TA family PLP-dependent enzyme → MDNKTQTRAQLTTPAVLIDLAKVERNIRRHQDYANRHGLKLRPHIKTHKLPQIAAMQLRAGAIGVTCQKVSEAEAMVAGTPDIQDVLITYNIVGAEKLDRLAALARKVKLSVVADNKTVVAGLSQRFAAEASPLAVLVECDTGAHRCGVATPDDAAALADVIAHSPGLSFGGLMTYPPPDGAANVQSFMSRAKALIEAKGITVPVITSGGTPSMAKAGDAPVTTEYRAGTYVYNDRSLVARGACGWDDCALTVLATVVSVPADNRAIIDAGSKTLTSDLLGLPDYGHVLGRDDIRIDQLSEEHGRLVSDGPIGLKVGDRIRIVPNHACVVSNLVDQVYVTSADDANAGGTMWDVWPVAARGRIT, encoded by the coding sequence GTGGACAATAAAACACAGACACGGGCGCAACTGACGACGCCGGCGGTCCTGATTGACCTCGCCAAGGTTGAGCGCAACATCAGGCGCCATCAGGACTATGCCAACCGCCATGGCCTGAAGCTGCGCCCGCACATCAAGACCCACAAGCTGCCGCAGATCGCCGCGATGCAGCTGCGCGCCGGCGCCATCGGCGTGACCTGCCAGAAGGTCTCGGAAGCCGAGGCCATGGTCGCCGGCACGCCGGACATTCAGGACGTCCTGATCACCTACAACATCGTCGGCGCGGAGAAGCTCGACCGGCTGGCGGCGCTGGCGCGAAAAGTGAAACTCAGCGTCGTTGCCGACAACAAGACAGTTGTCGCCGGCCTCAGCCAGCGGTTCGCCGCGGAAGCAAGCCCGCTTGCCGTACTCGTCGAATGCGACACCGGCGCCCATCGCTGCGGCGTGGCGACGCCGGATGACGCCGCGGCGCTTGCCGACGTCATTGCCCATTCGCCAGGTCTGAGCTTCGGCGGTCTGATGACCTATCCGCCGCCGGATGGCGCGGCCAATGTGCAGAGCTTTATGTCTCGCGCCAAAGCCTTGATTGAGGCCAAAGGCATTACGGTGCCGGTCATCACCTCGGGCGGCACGCCGTCAATGGCGAAGGCCGGCGATGCGCCGGTAACAACCGAATATCGCGCCGGAACTTATGTCTACAACGACCGCTCGCTGGTCGCGCGCGGTGCATGCGGCTGGGACGACTGCGCCCTCACCGTATTGGCAACCGTGGTGTCGGTGCCAGCGGACAATCGCGCCATCATCGATGCCGGCAGCAAGACGCTGACATCGGACCTGCTCGGCCTGCCGGACTACGGCCATGTCCTCGGCCGCGACGACATCCGGATCGATCAGTTGTCCGAAGAACACGGCCGGCTGGTGAGCGATGGGCCGATCGGTCTCAAGGTCGGCGACCGCATCCGGATCGTGCCCAATCACGCCTGCGTTGTCAGCAACCTGGTCGATCAGGTGTATGTGACATCGGCGGACGATGCGAATGCAGGCGGCACAATGTGGGATGTTTGGCCCGTCGCCGCCCGCGGCCGCATTACATAA
- a CDS encoding sensor histidine kinase, whose amino-acid sequence MSDQPQSVVWSENDLRRATVAAGVSLWSWNVDTDKLTMDERAYELWGLPPAPSVSFEDLSSHIYPADLDRVRAAFAATRAVVGPYEIDFRILIGDEIRWISARGQGDDADIKNRVMFGVFLDVTGRKQAEEGHELLAGEMSHRVKNLLAIASGLTHITSRSTKTTQDMARELTQRLTALGRAHDCVRPIPNKQGKAALLGDLISVLLAPYDDLGAFSGRIRVSVPRMGVGEGAANTLALVLHELATNSLKYGALSSASGMLDVSCTSEDDMVLVWTERGGPPVAGPIGEPGYGTKLVTRVMEDQLGGSIERDWSPEGAIITLRLDKKRLSS is encoded by the coding sequence TTGAGTGATCAGCCTCAGTCCGTCGTCTGGTCTGAAAACGACCTGCGCCGGGCGACCGTCGCGGCCGGGGTTTCCTTGTGGTCGTGGAACGTCGATACCGACAAGCTGACGATGGACGAGCGTGCCTACGAGTTGTGGGGCTTGCCGCCGGCTCCTTCGGTGTCATTCGAGGATTTGTCCAGCCATATTTATCCGGCGGATCTGGACCGGGTGCGCGCGGCGTTCGCTGCGACGCGTGCGGTCGTCGGGCCCTATGAGATCGATTTCCGCATCCTGATTGGCGATGAAATTCGCTGGATATCGGCGCGCGGTCAGGGCGACGACGCCGACATCAAGAACCGTGTCATGTTCGGGGTTTTCCTCGATGTGACCGGCCGCAAGCAGGCCGAGGAAGGCCACGAACTGCTGGCCGGTGAAATGAGCCACCGCGTCAAAAACCTGCTCGCGATTGCATCGGGCCTCACGCATATCACCTCGCGATCCACGAAGACGACGCAGGATATGGCGCGCGAGCTGACGCAGCGCCTCACCGCGCTGGGCCGCGCGCATGATTGCGTGCGCCCCATTCCGAATAAACAAGGCAAAGCAGCGCTGCTCGGCGACCTCATCTCGGTGCTGCTCGCGCCGTATGACGATCTCGGCGCTTTCAGTGGACGAATCCGCGTCTCCGTTCCACGCATGGGCGTCGGTGAAGGCGCTGCCAATACCCTCGCCCTCGTGCTGCATGAACTGGCGACGAATTCCCTGAAATACGGCGCGCTATCGTCCGCGAGCGGAATGCTGGACGTGTCCTGCACCTCGGAAGACGATATGGTTCTGGTCTGGACTGAACGGGGCGGGCCGCCGGTGGCCGGCCCTATTGGCGAGCCGGGCTATGGTACCAAGCTCGTGACGCGGGTCATGGAAGATCAGTTGGGTGGATCGATCGAGCGTGACTGGTCGCCCGAGGGCGCGATCATCACGCTCCGTCTCGACAAGAAACGGCTCAGCTCCTGA
- a CDS encoding LysR family transcriptional regulator yields MDKLASLRAFVNVVELRSFAEAGRKLRLSRSAVSKYVGELERDLGVQLLNRTTRQASPTETGQTYYERAVAVLADLDAADQAATQLQSTPRGLLRVNAPMSFGTIKLGPVLADFMERYPDLQIQLVLTDEQVDPVQEGLDVTLRIAELEPSSLIARKLVDIDRVVCASPGYFKKHGQPKQPADLRQHECLTYGFLSTGNQWKFTGPDGADHWIAPKWSLCVNNAEVLRDAAIKGRGIAVLPVFLAERELKSGALVTALDDYKPPQLTLYAIYAPTRHLSVKVRLFIDFLVERMR; encoded by the coding sequence ATGGACAAGCTCGCCAGCCTCAGGGCCTTCGTCAACGTCGTCGAACTGAGATCCTTCGCTGAGGCCGGCCGCAAGCTGCGGCTGTCGCGCTCGGCGGTCAGCAAATATGTCGGCGAACTGGAGCGCGACCTCGGCGTCCAGCTTCTCAACCGCACCACGCGGCAGGCGAGCCCGACCGAGACCGGCCAGACTTATTACGAACGCGCCGTCGCGGTGCTCGCCGACCTCGACGCCGCCGACCAGGCGGCGACGCAGCTGCAATCGACGCCGCGCGGGCTGCTGCGCGTCAACGCGCCGATGTCGTTCGGCACCATCAAGCTCGGCCCGGTGCTGGCCGACTTCATGGAGCGCTACCCCGATCTGCAAATCCAGCTCGTGCTCACCGACGAGCAGGTCGATCCGGTGCAGGAAGGTCTCGACGTCACCTTGCGCATCGCCGAACTCGAGCCGTCGTCGCTTATCGCGCGCAAGCTCGTCGACATCGATCGCGTGGTTTGCGCGTCGCCCGGCTATTTCAAGAAGCACGGCCAGCCGAAGCAGCCGGCCGATCTGCGCCAGCACGAATGCCTCACTTATGGCTTTCTATCCACCGGCAACCAGTGGAAGTTCACCGGGCCCGATGGCGCCGATCACTGGATCGCGCCGAAGTGGTCGCTCTGTGTCAACAATGCCGAGGTATTGCGCGACGCCGCGATCAAGGGCAGGGGCATTGCCGTGCTGCCGGTGTTTCTCGCCGAGCGTGAACTCAAGAGCGGCGCGCTGGTCACGGCGCTCGACGATTACAAGCCGCCGCAATTGACGCTCTACGCCATCTACGCACCGACGCGGCATCTGTCGGTGAAGGTGCGGCTGTTCATCGATTTCCTGGTCGAGCGTATGCGCTGA
- a CDS encoding ABC transporter substrate-binding protein translates to MKSAIGLLARGAAAIVTTLFLNAQANAAGTLREATIGEPPPLDVMVTTADVATAIGRHMFETLYAWDSSYKSQPLLADSERLEDGGKTIVIKLREGVQFHNGKEMTAKDVVASMERWGKFGARGKLLMASATSVEATGKYEVTLKLSSPNGAWKNLVSDVNGGLAIYPEEIASKATGQPIEQKDYVGTGPYKFKEWRPNRYVELEKFAGYKPRKEKGDGFAGARVANFDAIRFIPVPDVGTRVSGVQAGDYDYAEMISGDLYDTLSKDKSVQVQRTNAPIFGLFFMNSKEGILKDNYKLRRAIQTALDKSQALRVSFGSKDLWKAEGSIVPKDTPWYSTAGIDGYSPHDPKKAKEMAKEAGYTGQPIRLLVSTNYQAHYDQAAVFTRQLADAGINVQMNVVDWATLIKMRGQPEQWDIFVTHHSFFPDPILFTFLNASYAGWWDTAEIKALRAELVNSSDQAARKATWDKIQALIYEQVPVMKVGDAYTYDIASPKLKGLNPNGPAFWNVSNK, encoded by the coding sequence ATGAAATCCGCAATCGGGCTTTTGGCGCGCGGCGCCGCTGCCATCGTCACGACATTGTTTCTGAATGCCCAGGCCAACGCGGCCGGGACGCTTCGGGAAGCCACGATCGGCGAGCCGCCGCCGCTGGACGTCATGGTAACGACCGCCGACGTCGCCACGGCGATCGGGCGCCACATGTTCGAAACGCTTTATGCTTGGGATTCGTCCTATAAATCGCAGCCGCTGCTGGCCGACAGCGAGCGTCTCGAGGACGGCGGCAAAACCATCGTCATCAAGCTGCGCGAAGGCGTTCAATTCCATAACGGCAAGGAAATGACCGCAAAGGACGTCGTTGCGTCGATGGAGCGCTGGGGCAAGTTTGGCGCCCGCGGAAAGCTGCTGATGGCGAGTGCCACTTCGGTCGAGGCGACCGGGAAATATGAAGTAACGCTCAAGCTGTCATCGCCAAACGGCGCCTGGAAGAACCTGGTGTCGGACGTCAACGGCGGACTTGCAATCTATCCGGAGGAAATAGCCTCGAAAGCCACCGGTCAGCCGATCGAGCAGAAGGACTACGTCGGCACCGGGCCCTACAAGTTCAAGGAATGGCGGCCGAACCGCTATGTCGAACTCGAAAAGTTCGCCGGCTACAAGCCGCGCAAAGAAAAAGGGGACGGCTTTGCCGGCGCGCGTGTCGCGAACTTCGATGCGATCCGCTTCATCCCGGTGCCGGATGTCGGCACCCGCGTCAGCGGCGTGCAGGCCGGCGACTACGATTACGCCGAGATGATCTCGGGCGATCTTTACGACACGCTGAGCAAGGACAAGTCGGTCCAGGTGCAGCGGACCAATGCGCCTATCTTTGGCCTGTTCTTCATGAATTCGAAGGAAGGCATCCTGAAGGACAATTACAAGCTGCGCCGCGCCATCCAGACCGCGCTCGACAAATCGCAGGCACTGCGCGTCTCCTTCGGTTCGAAGGATCTGTGGAAGGCAGAAGGCTCGATCGTCCCCAAGGACACGCCGTGGTACTCGACCGCGGGCATCGACGGTTACAGCCCGCATGATCCCAAGAAGGCCAAGGAAATGGCCAAGGAAGCCGGCTACACAGGTCAGCCTATCCGGCTGCTGGTCTCGACCAACTATCAGGCGCATTACGACCAGGCGGCCGTGTTCACGCGCCAACTGGCGGATGCCGGCATCAACGTGCAGATGAACGTCGTTGACTGGGCGACGCTCATCAAGATGCGCGGCCAGCCCGAACAGTGGGACATCTTCGTCACGCACCATTCGTTCTTCCCCGACCCAATTCTGTTCACCTTCCTTAATGCCAGCTATGCCGGCTGGTGGGATACGGCCGAGATCAAGGCGCTGCGGGCCGAACTGGTGAATTCGTCCGATCAGGCCGCGCGCAAGGCCACTTGGGACAAGATCCAGGCCCTGATCTACGAGCAGGTGCCGGTAATGAAGGTGGGCGACGCTTACACCTACGACATCGCTTCGCCGAAGCTGAAGGGACTGAACCCGAACGGCCCCGCGTTCTGGAATGTCTCCAACAAGTAG
- a CDS encoding alpha/beta hydrolase, producing MTDFIHRFEKGSAASSPPVLLLHGTGADENDLIDLGRAVAPGSALLSPRGKVLENGMPRFFRRLAEGVFDEADVKRRADELADFVVAARERYGIAAPVALGFSNGANIAAAMLLQRPEVLSGAVLLRAMVPLTDPPKLPIPGTPVLILSGAQDPLASPDNPARLAAQLNERGAKAEQRIVPGGHGLTQIDVTLAAAFMKAAARHAAAAPA from the coding sequence GTGACCGACTTCATTCATCGCTTTGAAAAGGGGTCGGCGGCGAGTTCGCCGCCGGTCCTCCTGCTGCACGGCACCGGCGCCGACGAGAACGATCTGATCGATCTCGGCCGCGCCGTGGCGCCCGGCTCCGCTTTGCTGTCGCCGCGCGGCAAAGTGCTGGAGAACGGCATGCCGCGCTTCTTCCGCCGTCTCGCCGAAGGCGTGTTCGACGAGGCCGATGTGAAGCGTCGCGCCGATGAGCTGGCGGATTTCGTTGTCGCAGCGCGCGAGCGCTACGGCATCGCGGCGCCGGTCGCGCTCGGCTTCTCCAACGGCGCCAACATCGCCGCCGCGATGTTGCTGCAACGGCCGGAGGTTCTGTCCGGTGCGGTGCTGCTGCGCGCGATGGTGCCGCTCACCGATCCGCCGAAGCTGCCGATCCCCGGCACGCCGGTGCTCATTCTGTCCGGCGCGCAGGACCCGCTGGCATCGCCGGACAATCCGGCGCGGCTGGCGGCGCAACTCAACGAACGCGGCGCAAAGGCCGAACAACGCATCGTGCCCGGTGGCCATGGTTTGACGCAGATAGATGTTACGCTGGCGGCGGCATTCATGAAGGCGGCGGCGCGTCACGCGGCGGCCGCGCCCGCGTGA
- a CDS encoding MurR/RpiR family transcriptional regulator, which translates to MTRPAKRLQRATGKAKGPATTPSASDGFGAGDIVSVIRQIGPTLSPSEQRVATALLVDVDFAVHSSNAELARRAGVSEPTVTRFSRSVGCRGVRELKVKLAQAMAVGRIYLELPPHVGTDLARPALWRSVFQEIRNAINAVEQQLQRDDVEKAAEAIARCSKLAAFGVGGGSTVAVSEVENRFFRLGIAVNHSSDPRLMRMIAATLGRGDVVLAISTSGNMTEVIEAAKVAKQYGATVIAITKPQSRLAAIADIALGFHVPEAPDALKPTASRFALLAIIDLLATSTAYLKPREAQERMRRIKFELMKATNEGADGPLGD; encoded by the coding sequence ATGACACGTCCGGCAAAGCGGCTTCAGCGGGCCACCGGCAAAGCCAAAGGGCCTGCCACGACGCCGTCCGCCAGCGACGGTTTTGGCGCCGGCGATATTGTGTCGGTGATCCGGCAGATCGGGCCGACGCTCAGCCCTTCCGAACAACGGGTCGCCACCGCCCTGCTTGTCGACGTGGATTTCGCCGTTCATTCGAGCAACGCCGAACTTGCCCGCCGCGCCGGCGTCAGCGAGCCGACGGTCACGCGCTTCAGCCGGTCGGTTGGCTGTCGCGGCGTGCGCGAACTCAAGGTGAAGCTGGCTCAGGCGATGGCGGTCGGCCGCATCTATCTTGAACTCCCGCCGCATGTCGGCACCGATCTGGCACGCCCGGCGCTCTGGCGGTCGGTGTTTCAGGAAATCCGCAACGCCATCAACGCCGTCGAGCAGCAATTGCAGAGAGACGACGTCGAAAAGGCGGCCGAGGCCATCGCCCGATGTTCGAAGCTGGCCGCCTTCGGCGTCGGCGGCGGCTCGACCGTCGCGGTGAGCGAAGTCGAGAACCGCTTCTTCCGCCTCGGCATTGCCGTCAACCATTCGTCCGATCCGCGCCTGATGCGCATGATCGCGGCGACGCTCGGCCGCGGCGACGTCGTCCTCGCGATTTCGACCAGCGGCAACATGACCGAAGTGATCGAGGCCGCCAAAGTCGCCAAGCAATATGGCGCGACGGTCATTGCGATCACCAAGCCGCAAAGCCGGCTCGCCGCCATCGCCGATATCGCGCTCGGCTTCCATGTGCCGGAGGCGCCCGACGCGCTCAAACCGACTGCATCGCGCTTTGCCCTGCTGGCGATCATCGACCTGCTCGCAACCTCGACCGCCTATCTCAAGCCGCGCGAGGCGCAGGAGCGCATGCGGCGCATCAAATTCGAGTTGATGAAGGCGACCAACGAGGGAGCCGACGGCCCTCTCGGTGACTAG